The genome window CCGGGCAGGGTGGAGATATAGTCTGCGCCACTGGAAACGGTGGATTACGCGCGATGTCGGCTCGTCGCATCCTGGGGCTGAAGCCGGTCCCAAGGGTTGGGCTGTTCGCCCATTAAAGCGGTACGCGAGCTGGGTTTAGAACGTCGTGAGACAGTTCGGTCCCTATCCGATGCAGCCGTAGGAGATCTGAGAAAGGCTGTCCCTAGTACGAGAGGACCGGGACGGACGTAGCTCTCGTGTGCCAGTTGTCCTGCCAAGGGCACGGCTGGTTTGCGACCTACGGGTGGGATAAGCGCTGAAGGCATCTAAGTGCGAAGCCCGTTTCGAGATGAGATCTCCCACAGGGTTAACCTGGTAAGGCCCGTGGCCAGACGACCACGTTGATAGGCCGGAGGTGTAAGCACAGCAATGTGTTCAGCCGACCGGTACTAATCGGCCGAGGGCTTGGAGACTTGCTCGTGCTCGCTCTGGAACGCTCGAGGGTTGCGGAAGGCCGCGCCCGACGTTCCGTTGTCAGGCGACCCTCCTGGGTCGCGGGACGGCGGACGAGCGCCAAGGTTTCCGGTGGCCATGGCGGCGGGGAAACACCCGTTCCCATTCCGAACACGGCAGTTAAGCCCGCCAGCGCCGATGGTACTTGGGGGGAGGCCCCCTGGGAGAGTAGGACGCCGCCGGGATTTCTCATGACGAAGGCCACCGCCTTGCGCGGTGGCCTTCGTCGCGTTCGGGGTCCGGGTGGCCGGGGAGCCAATGGCCTGGTCAGCGGGGTAGGTCGGTACTGCGTCGGTGCAACGTAGACTCTGCCGTGGACCAGAACCAGAGAGACCCCGATCAGCCCCCGCGGGAGAAGGTTGGCGATTCTCGGGGCGGTGGAGGGGTTCGCTCCGGGTCGGGGCGGCCTACCGGATCTCGGAGTGGTCGCCCTGGTGCTGGGTCCAACGGATCGCGGAGCGGTGGGCCTCGGGGAGGGTCAACGGGGAGCGGCGCCGGGCGCCGGAGTGCCGGAGCGGGGGCGGGCGACAGCAGCCGCGGCGGCTCGTGGCGGGAGGGATCGAGGGCTACGACGGGCGGGAGCCGCGGAGCGCCCGGCGAGTGGAAGAGGGACGACGGCCGCGGCGGCGGTGCCCCTCGGGGGCCAGCTCGACGTCCTGGGGACCCCGGCAGGCGGTCCGAGCCGAGCGAGAGGCGTTGGGAGCGGGACGGTGAGCGGCGGCCGGCTCAGGGAAGAGGCGAGCAGGGCGAGGGGGGTCGGTCGTTCGGGCGCCCGGGTTCGCCAGGTCGGCTGGACAGCCCTGCTCGGAGGGCCGGCAGAGCGGCAGAGCGCCCGTCGCCGGCATCACGCCAGGGTGGTCCGAGGAGCTCGGACCGCCCGAGGCGTGACGAGCGCGGTGGCGACCGGGCGTGGTCGTCGGACCGCCCGAGGACTTCGGACCGCCCCAGGACTTCGGACAGGCCCAGGACTTCGGACAGGCCCAGGACGTCGGACCGCCCGAGGACGTCGGACAGGCCCAGGACTTCGGACAGGCCCAGGACTTCGGACAGGACGTCGGACCGCCCGAGGCGTGACGACCGCGTTGGCCGGGGAGATCGTTCGGAGGGACCGGCCGGCCCGCGTCGGGGGCAGGGGGCACCCTCGGCCACCCGCCGGCCGCCGGCCGGCAAATGGCCGAGCCGGAGCGGGTCGGGTACAGATGATCCTCGCGCCGGTGCTCGCACCGGCGGGCGGGCACCGGCGCGTGGGCAACGCTCATCGGGCGCGTCCGGGGGCCGGTGGGAGGCGGGGGGCGACCGCGGGCCGTCGCGGGCCGACAGGGAGCACGGCGGTGGCTTCGGGGCCACCCGGGCTCCGGGCGGCCCTCGACGATCGGTGGGGGACCGCCCTCGCTTCGTGGAGCGGCCCTTGCCCGAGGCGGCCCAGCACTGGGGCGGTGTAGCCCGTCGGGGAGCACGACTGGTCCAAGCCGACGACCGGGACCAGAGCCGCGAGCGACCGGGTCCGTCGGCGCCGCCGCCGGCCCCCGACCGTTGGGTCAGGGCAGACGGTCACACCTCCGAATGGGCCGACCCGGTCCGTCGGCAGAAGGTGTCGGCCCGCCCCTCGCCGGGTGGCCGGGCGTCGCGGACGCAGCCGCTCCCCGCCGACGTGGCAGCCCAGGTTCGCAACGCGGCCGACGTGGCCACGGCACGCCATCGTGAGGTGTTGGTCGGCAAGATGGAGGACGCCGTCGCCGCCTACGACCGGGGGCGCTATCCCGAAGCGGCCCGGCTGGCCAAGCAGGTCGCGGACGAGGTGCCGACAGTGGCGGCGGTCCGCGAGCTGGCCGGGCTCTCGGCGTACCGGTCGGGCAGGTGGCGAGAGGCGATCCGTCACCTGACCGCCTTCGGGGCGATGAGCGACTCGGTGACCCATGTCCCGGCGCTGATGGACTGCCACCGAGCCGTTGGGCAACCCAGGCGCGTGGCGGACCTTTGGGCCGCCCTGCGCCACCAGTCGCCGGAGCCCGAGGTGCTGGCCGAGGCCCGGATCGTCGCCGCCGGAGCGCAGGCCGACCGGGGTGACCTTCTCGGAGCGATTGCCGTGCTGGCCACCGCCGGCGCCGCCAAATCACTTCGCAACCCTGCGGATCGGCACGTTCGGCAGTGGTACGCGCTCGGTGATCTGTACGAGCGCGCCGGCGATCTTCCCCGGGCCCGTGAGCTGTTCACCAGGGTGTTGCGGGTCGAGCCCGACGCCTACGACGTGGCCGATCGGCTCGAGGGCCTCGGACCCGACAGGCCCCGACGGAAGCGACGCGGAGGCCCTCCCGTGCCCAGATCGCTGAAGGACGCCGCTCCCGGGTCGACCGGTCCGACGGCGTCCCATCCGGCGTCCTCGCCCCCCGTCCCGGAGCCGCCCCCCGTCCCGGAGCCGCCCCACGCCACGGGTACCTCGCGTAACCCGGACGAGGCGTCCGGCCTGGCGTCACCGCCCTGTGAGGCGGTATCGGCGCCCAAGATCGCCGACCCGCTTGCAGCGTCCTAGGCTTGCGAGGATGGACCTTCAGCAACTTCTCGGGGACGAGGCGGACTCCCTGCTCGGTCACCAGAGCAAGGCGTTCCCGGCCGAGGGCCTCGTGCTCCCCGGGCCCGATCACATCGACCGCGTGCTCCGCGACTCAGATCGGACGCCGACGGTCCTCAGGAACTTCGGGTCGGTGTTCGCATCCGGGCGGCTGGGCGGAACGGGCTACCTGTCGATCCTCCCCGTGGACCAGGGGATCGAGCATTCGGCCGCGGCCAGCTTCTCCAAGAACCCGGCCTACTTCGATCCCGCGAATCTGGTCGAACTGGCGCTGGCGGGGGAGTGCAGCGCCATCGCCACCACCCTCGGGACCCTGGGAGCGGTTTCCCGCCGCTACGCCCACCGGATCCCGTTCATCGTGAAGCTCAACCACAACGACTTCCTGCACTATCCGAGCACCTACGACCAGATCCTCTTCGCATCGGCGCAACAGGCGGCCGATCTCGGGGCGGTGGGGGTCGGGGCGACCGTCTACTTCGGTTCCGAGCACTCCGACCGGCAGCTCCAGGAGGTGTCGCGGGCCTTCCGCGAAGCCCATCGGCTGGGCATGTTCACGGTGCTGTGGTGCTACCTGCGGAACCCGGCTTTCGTTGTTGACGGCACCGACTACCACGTCTCCGCGGATCTGACCGGGCAGGCGAACCACCTGGGGGTCACCATCGAGGCCGACCTGATCAAGCAGAAGCAGCCCGAGAACAACGGTGGGTACCCGGCGCTCCGGTTCGGGAAGACCGACCCCCTCGTGTACGACGAGCTCACCACCGACCACCCGATCGACCTCGCCAGGTGGCAGGTGGTCAACTGCTACGCGGGCCGGATCGGTCTCATCAACTCCGGGGGGGAGTCGAGGGGCGACAGCGACCTGGCCCAGGCCGTCCGGACCGCGGTGATCAACAAGCGGGCCGGGGGAACCGGCCTGATCGTCGGCCGCAAGGCCTTCCAGCGGCCGATGGACGAGGGTGCCGCCCTGATCCGTGCCGTCCAGGACGTCTTCCTCGACCCGACCGTCACCATCGCCTGACCCCGACACGGCCGCGGCACCTTGTGGGCCCCCCTTTTCCGGGGGGGAGCCGGTGGCAACTATGCTCGACGTCGAGCCGGAACAACCGGGCTCGGCGAACGGCCGAACGCGACGGTCCCGCTCGCCAGGGCAAGGCCTCGGGGGCGAACGACGTGGTATCGGTGTCCGTGTCCCCGGATGGCCGCGAGCACGAGATGAGGAAGCCCGTGACGACCGGGACGGAACCGAAGTCCGAGCAGCTCGATCGGGTGGTGATCCGGTTTGCCGGTGACTCCGGCGACGGGATGCAGCTGACCGGAGACCGGTTCACGGCGTCGAGCGCGCTGTTCGGCAACGACCTGTCGACCTTTCCCGACTTTCCCGCCGAGATCCGGGCGCCGGCCGGGACGCTCGCCGGCGTGTCGGCGTTTCAGGTGCACATCTCGGACCACGACATCCTGACTCCCGGCGACGCACCGAACGTGCTCGTCGCCATGAACCCGGCCGCTCTCCGTGCCAACGTCGATTCGTTGCCCACCGGGGCCATCCTCATCGTGAACAGCGACGCCTTCGAGGAACGGAACCTGGCCAAGGCCGGCTACGAGAAGGACCCTCTGAGCGACGGGTCGCTGAGCGCCTACAGCGTGTACGAGGTACCGATGACCACCATCACGCAACAGGTGTGCAAGGAGGCCGGGGTCAAGCCCCGGGACGCGGAGCGCTCCAAGAACTTCTTCGCTCTGGGTCTGGTCAGCTGGCTCTACACCCGCCCGGTGGAGCTGACGATCGAGTGGATCGCCAAACGGTTCGCCGATCGGCCCCAGGTGTCGGAGGCCAACACCCGGGCCTTTCGCGCCGGCTACGACTTCGGCGAGACGGCGGAGCTCTTCGAGTCGAGCTACGAGGTGCGACCCGCGACGTTCGAGAAGGGCGAGTATGTACAGGTCACGGGCAATTCGGCCCTGGCCTGGGGGCTGATCGCCGGGGCCCAGCAGGCCAGTCTCCCGCTGTTCCTCGGGAGCTACCCGATCACGCCGGCGTCCGACATCCTTCACGAGCTCTCGCGCCGCAAGGAGTTCGGCATACGAACCTTTCAGGCCGAGGACGAGATCGCCGGTGTCGGCGCGGCGCTCGGGGCCTCCTTCGGGGGGTCGCTCGGCGTGACGACGACCAGCGGGCCCGGGCTCGACCTCAAGTCCGAGACCATCGGCCTGGCCCTCAATCTCGAGTTGCCGTTGGTCATCGTCGACGTCCAACGGGGCGGGCCTTCGACGGGGCTTCCGACCAAGACCGAGCAGGCAGACCTGCTCTCCGCCATGTACGGTCGGCACGGCGAGGCGCCCGTGCCCATCATCGCTCCCAGGACGCCGTCGCAGTGCTTCGAAGCGGCGATCGAGGCGGTGCGCATCGCGGTGAAGTACCGGACGCCGGTGATCGTCCTCTCGGACGGGTACCTCGCCAACGGGGCGGAGCCTTGGCGGCTCCCGGACCTCGATTCGCTGCCGGTGATCGAGCCCGACTTCGCTTCCGAGCCGAACCACACCGACGACGACGGCTCGCCGGTCTTCTGGCCCTATGTCCGTGATCCCGAGACCCTGGCCCGTCCATGGGCCCCCCCGGGGGTCCCCGGGCTCGAGCACCGCATCGGCGGTCTGGAGAAGGCCGACGGTTCGGGCAACGTGTCCTACGACCCGGTCAATCACGAGCGGATGGTCCACCTGAGGGCGGCCAAGGTCGCCGGCATCGCCCGCGACATCCCTCCGATCGAGGTCGACGACCCCGACGGGAACGCCGAGGTGCTCGTGCTCGGGTGGGGGTCGACCTACGGGGCGATCGCCGCGGGCGCCCGACGGGTCCGGGCGCGTGGGCTCGACGTGGCCCACGCACACCTCTTCCATCTCAACCCGTTTCCCGCCGACCTGGGCGAGGTCCTGCGCCGGTACCCCAAGGTCCTGGTGCCGGAGGTGAACCTCGGCCAGCTCAGCCGGCTGGTTCGTGCGGAGTTCCTCGTCGACGCCCGGTCCCTGAACAAGATGCAGGGAGTGCCGTTCAGGGCGGCCGAGATCGAGACGGCGATCGTGACCCTGCTGCAAGGAGCCTGATGACCACCACCGCCATACCCGTGACCTCCCGCAAGGACTGGACCAGCGACCAAGAGGTCCGCTGGTGCCCAGGCTGCGGCGACTACTCGATCCTCGCCGCCGTGCAGATGCTCCTGCCCGATCTGGGCATCCGGCGGGAGAACACCGTGTTCCTCTCGGGGATCGGGTGTGCCGCCCGCTTCCCGTACTACATGAACACCTACGGGATGCACTCGATCCACGGGAGGGCACCGGCCATCGCCACCGGTCTGGCCGCCTCCCGCCCCGATCTCGACATCTGGGTGGTCACGGGCGACGGGGACGCGCTGTCGATCGGCGGCAACCACCTCATCCACGCCTTGCGCCGGAACATCCGCCTCAACATCCTGATGTTCAACAACCAGATCTACGGGCTGACGAAGGGCCAGTACTCGCCGACCTCCGAGGTGGCCAAGGTCACGAAGTCCACACCGTTCGGGTCCCTCGACGCCCCCTTCAACCCGGTGAGCCTGGCCCTGGGGGCCGAGGCGAGCTTCGTGGCGAGGACCCACGACATGGACCGCAAGCACATGCAGGAGGTCTTCCGCCGTGCCCACGAGCATGACGGCGCCGCCTTTGTGGAGGTGTACCAGAACTGCAACGTGTTCAATGACGGCGCGTTCGAGAAGATCACCGCCAGGGACGCGCGGGCCTCCATGTTGATCCCCCTCGCCCACGGGCAGCCGATCAGGTTCGGGGCCGAGGGCGAGCGCGGCGTCGTGCAGCGCTCGGACGGCCGGCTGGAGATCGTGGACGTTGCCGAGGTCGGCGAGGACGTGCTGCTGGTTCACGACGAGGCCCGGGACGATCCCGGGCTGGCCTTTGCGCTCTCGAGGCTGTCCCGGGGCCCCTACGAGCCGACGCCCGTCGGCGTGTTCCGGGCGGTGCCGCGGCTCGAGTACGGCTCGGAGATGTCGAGGCAGATCACGAGGGCCCAGGAGGCCCGGGGGGACGGGGACCTGGCCGCCCTGTTGCGGTCCGGGTCGAGCTGGATCGTCGACTGACGCGGCGCCGGACCGGCGCCCTGTTGAACCGGCGCCGCGGGTCGGTCAATCGTCGAGCGGGCGGAACACCATTCCCGTCCTGGGCTTCGGACTGAAGTAGGTCGTCTTCGGCGGCATCCGGCGCCGGGCGGCCGCCCACTCGGCAATCTGGGCCACGGTCACGGGGCGGAGGAAGACGGCAGCCTGGGCCTGCCCCTCGGTGACGGCGGCCACGGCCTCGTCCCAGGTGTGGCGGTGGGTGACCTCGGGCCCGGGCAGCTCGGGGAGCACGAGCTGCACCAGGCTCGAGTCGAGGTCACTGCCGGCGGCCTCGAAGGCCTCGGCCCTGGGCAGGAGCAGGTAGGCGTCGGTCGCGGTGACGAGGGCCATCGACTCGGCCAGGGTCAGGGCGCCCAGCGTCCGTTCGGTGGTCGGGCCGGCCCGGATGACGTCGAACCACTTCCCGAAGGCCGCCGGGATGTCGACCCCCTCACCCATGCCGCCGATCGTCCGGTGGATCGGGCCCACGGTCAACTGGTCCTCGGCGAGCTCGATCACCAGGGCCATCACCGCGTCGGAGCCGGCAGCTGCAGCATCGCCGGCCTCCTTCAGCTGGCGGCGGTACGCGAGGGCCGTCTCGTAGCGGTGATGGCCGTCGGCGATCACGACCGGGGCGCCCGAGAACGAAGAGCGCACCGCTTCGATCCGGTCCGGGTCGTCCATGACCCACAGCTGGTGGCGCACCCCGTCGTCGTCGAAGGCATCGCCCTGGGGCGCGCCCTCGGGTTGCAGGGTCGCCGAGAGCCCGGTGGCCATCGACAGGCCCCAGATCGGCGACAGGTTGGTCCGGGTGGCGCGGAGGAGATCGAGGCGATCGCTCCTCGGCTTGCTCATCGTCTCCTCGTGGGGGAGCACGTCGCCCGTTCCCGGCTCGGCCAGTCCGAGCGCACCGATCACGCCGATGGAGCTTCGGCCGTCCGGCGAGGTCATCCGGTACGGGTACAACGACGGTCTCCGGTCGGCCACCAGAAGCCCTGATCCTCGCCAGCGGCTCAGGAGGGTGCGCGCCACCTCGTAGCGGTCGAGGCGGGCGGCCAGGTCCGGCTCCGGGAGCTCCACCAGCACCGAGTTGGCCGGGTTGCGGCTGGCCAACCTCGTCCGCTCGGCCGACCCGATGACGTCGTAAGGGGGAGCGATGACCTCATTGAGACGGACCAACCGCGGGTCGTACCGCAGGCCCCTGAACGGATCGAGCACGGGCATGGGCCCACACTGGCACAACGCCGCCCCCACCGGACGGGAACCGTGAGACCAGCAGGTGCTCCGGCCCGCCCGTATGCTTGCCTCGTGCCCGACGGACGCCGGATCGACTCGGAGATGGTCGAACAGGACGGGCTCGACCGGTGGCTAACCGTGCCCAACGCGGTGACGGCGGTTCGATTGTTGTGTATCCCGCTGTTCCTCTGGCTGCTCTTCGGGGCCGGCCGCCAAACCATCGCAGCCATCGTGTTGGCGGTACTCGGGGTCACGGACTGGGTGGACGGCTTCATCGCCCGCCGCTTCCATCAGGTGTCGACGGTCGGCAAGGTGTTCGATCCCGCAGCCGACCGCATCCTGGTCGCCACCGGGGTCATCGCCGTGATGGTCCATGGCGCGGTTCCGGTGTGGTTCGGAGTCGCGACCCTGGCCCGGGAGGTGTTGGTGGGCGGGGCCGTCCTGCTGCTGGCGACGTTGGGGGCTTCGCGGATCGACGTGCTCTGGGTGGGCAAGGCCGGCACGTTCGGACTGATGTTCGCCTACCCGGCGTTCCTGTTGGCGGATGGGACGGCGGGCTGGCAGGCCCCGATCCACGTCGTCGCCTGGGTGACCGGGGGGATCGGTCTGGTGCTCGCCTGGGTGGCTCTGATCTCCTACATGGGACCGGCCCGGCGGGCTCTGGCAACCGGTCGAACCGGTCGAACCGGCTCCCGGGTCCCCGACAAGGCCGCTCCCCGGGTCCCCGACAACGCCGACAAGGCCGACAACGTGGCCGAGGTCGGCGCGTGAAGGCGGTCATCATGGCCGGAGGTGAGGGGACCCGGCTCCGGCCGCTCACGTCCAATCAGCCCAAGCCCATGCTGGCGATGGCCAATCGCCCGATGATGGAGCACGTCGTCCTGCTGCTCCGAGAGCACGGAATGACCGAGATCGTGGTGACGGTCGCCTTCATGGCGAACGCCATCCGCACCTACTTCGGGGATGGGTCCGAGCTGGGGGTCCGGATGGTCTACGCGACCGAGGAGACGCCACTCGGCACGGCCGGATCGGTCTTGAACGCCCGCGAGCAGCTCGACGAGAGGTTCATGGTGATCTCGGGCGATGTGCTGACCGACATCGACCTGAGCGCCGTCGTGGACTTCCACCAACGGAAGGGGGCGCTCGCCACCCTGGCCCTGTGCTCGGTGGAGAACCCGCTCGAGT of Candidatus Dormiibacterota bacterium contains these proteins:
- a CDS encoding DUF1015 domain-containing protein, translating into MPVLDPFRGLRYDPRLVRLNEVIAPPYDVIGSAERTRLASRNPANSVLVELPEPDLAARLDRYEVARTLLSRWRGSGLLVADRRPSLYPYRMTSPDGRSSIGVIGALGLAEPGTGDVLPHEETMSKPRSDRLDLLRATRTNLSPIWGLSMATGLSATLQPEGAPQGDAFDDDGVRHQLWVMDDPDRIEAVRSSFSGAPVVIADGHHRYETALAYRRQLKEAGDAAAAGSDAVMALVIELAEDQLTVGPIHRTIGGMGEGVDIPAAFGKWFDVIRAGPTTERTLGALTLAESMALVTATDAYLLLPRAEAFEAAGSDLDSSLVQLVLPELPGPEVTHRHTWDEAVAAVTEGQAQAAVFLRPVTVAQIAEWAAARRRMPPKTTYFSPKPRTGMVFRPLDD
- a CDS encoding tetratricopeptide repeat protein, whose translation is MAAQVRNAADVATARHREVLVGKMEDAVAAYDRGRYPEAARLAKQVADEVPTVAAVRELAGLSAYRSGRWREAIRHLTAFGAMSDSVTHVPALMDCHRAVGQPRRVADLWAALRHQSPEPEVLAEARIVAAGAQADRGDLLGAIAVLATAGAAKSLRNPADRHVRQWYALGDLYERAGDLPRARELFTRVLRVEPDAYDVADRLEGLGPDRPRRKRRGGPPVPRSLKDAAPGSTGPTASHPASSPPVPEPPPVPEPPHATGTSRNPDEASGLASPPCEAVSAPKIADPLAAS
- a CDS encoding class I fructose-bisphosphate aldolase; this encodes MDLQQLLGDEADSLLGHQSKAFPAEGLVLPGPDHIDRVLRDSDRTPTVLRNFGSVFASGRLGGTGYLSILPVDQGIEHSAAASFSKNPAYFDPANLVELALAGECSAIATTLGTLGAVSRRYAHRIPFIVKLNHNDFLHYPSTYDQILFASAQQAADLGAVGVGATVYFGSEHSDRQLQEVSRAFREAHRLGMFTVLWCYLRNPAFVVDGTDYHVSADLTGQANHLGVTIEADLIKQKQPENNGGYPALRFGKTDPLVYDELTTDHPIDLARWQVVNCYAGRIGLINSGGESRGDSDLAQAVRTAVINKRAGGTGLIVGRKAFQRPMDEGAALIRAVQDVFLDPTVTIA
- a CDS encoding 2-oxoacid:ferredoxin oxidoreductase subunit beta, which encodes MTTTAIPVTSRKDWTSDQEVRWCPGCGDYSILAAVQMLLPDLGIRRENTVFLSGIGCAARFPYYMNTYGMHSIHGRAPAIATGLAASRPDLDIWVVTGDGDALSIGGNHLIHALRRNIRLNILMFNNQIYGLTKGQYSPTSEVAKVTKSTPFGSLDAPFNPVSLALGAEASFVARTHDMDRKHMQEVFRRAHEHDGAAFVEVYQNCNVFNDGAFEKITARDARASMLIPLAHGQPIRFGAEGERGVVQRSDGRLEIVDVAEVGEDVLLVHDEARDDPGLAFALSRLSRGPYEPTPVGVFRAVPRLEYGSEMSRQITRAQEARGDGDLAALLRSGSSWIVD
- a CDS encoding 2-oxoacid:acceptor oxidoreductase subunit alpha, giving the protein MTTGTEPKSEQLDRVVIRFAGDSGDGMQLTGDRFTASSALFGNDLSTFPDFPAEIRAPAGTLAGVSAFQVHISDHDILTPGDAPNVLVAMNPAALRANVDSLPTGAILIVNSDAFEERNLAKAGYEKDPLSDGSLSAYSVYEVPMTTITQQVCKEAGVKPRDAERSKNFFALGLVSWLYTRPVELTIEWIAKRFADRPQVSEANTRAFRAGYDFGETAELFESSYEVRPATFEKGEYVQVTGNSALAWGLIAGAQQASLPLFLGSYPITPASDILHELSRRKEFGIRTFQAEDEIAGVGAALGASFGGSLGVTTTSGPGLDLKSETIGLALNLELPLVIVDVQRGGPSTGLPTKTEQADLLSAMYGRHGEAPVPIIAPRTPSQCFEAAIEAVRIAVKYRTPVIVLSDGYLANGAEPWRLPDLDSLPVIEPDFASEPNHTDDDGSPVFWPYVRDPETLARPWAPPGVPGLEHRIGGLEKADGSGNVSYDPVNHERMVHLRAAKVAGIARDIPPIEVDDPDGNAEVLVLGWGSTYGAIAAGARRVRARGLDVAHAHLFHLNPFPADLGEVLRRYPKVLVPEVNLGQLSRLVRAEFLVDARSLNKMQGVPFRAAEIETAIVTLLQGA
- a CDS encoding CDP-alcohol phosphatidyltransferase family protein, with the translated sequence MPDGRRIDSEMVEQDGLDRWLTVPNAVTAVRLLCIPLFLWLLFGAGRQTIAAIVLAVLGVTDWVDGFIARRFHQVSTVGKVFDPAADRILVATGVIAVMVHGAVPVWFGVATLAREVLVGGAVLLLATLGASRIDVLWVGKAGTFGLMFAYPAFLLADGTAGWQAPIHVVAWVTGGIGLVLAWVALISYMGPARRALATGRTGRTGSRVPDKAAPRVPDNADKADNVAEVGA